The following proteins are encoded in a genomic region of Planococcus lenghuensis:
- a CDS encoding FtsX-like permease family protein, translated as MTFQQFAFRNVLRSRRSYAAFFLASVFSVMVFFVYSIFIFHPLFNGQGLEQLAVRGMFIAELVLYVFTLFFLLYSMGAFLQARSKEFGLLMQLGMTKGQLGRLIFLETMIIGSVSILAGTLFGFAFSKFFLMIGRELMAMDNLPLYVSWKPFALTFLSFFSLFVLISIISMFFIRTREITDLLRGDWNGRRAGSYSSPLAVGGIVLLGMSYILASVVQDGSVSIMTMVIVPLATVGTYLFFTHTVHWILALYQNRKTAYWHRTRLISIAESAVKLKESAHMFFLVTIVSTVAFLTVGTLASFMSYTGDFRQLNPLGLLYMSYGNEKVAETHIAYLEQELAEEQLGYQLVPLTIKRQTIEQTGSTVDLLKESEFNALARTLGFPAVELAKGESVLLAGAEDIQQHLTDGTAVNLTESGVTVQMQAAYPNLLFPAHTLSPTALVLSDFDYLAVDEPPEGQQKAVALTYYAFNVNQWTETAGVGEVLLEKMQELGEIQHSASLSYYFENPGFNYRWFKSSFALLLFIGVLVAAVFLLAAGSFIYFKLYTGLERDRKQYALLIRLGMTEKELVKIVNRQLVPQFFLPWTLALIHSVFAFITLQTVWDEFAASSIFLEMTLVLAAFTVLQILYFYLIRWRYLVHLQAP; from the coding sequence ATGACCTTTCAGCAATTCGCCTTTCGTAATGTGCTGAGAAGCAGGCGGAGCTATGCCGCCTTTTTCCTTGCGAGCGTCTTTTCAGTCATGGTGTTTTTCGTGTATTCGATTTTCATCTTCCATCCGCTGTTCAATGGACAGGGACTGGAACAGCTGGCTGTTCGCGGCATGTTCATCGCAGAGCTTGTGCTGTATGTGTTCACGCTGTTTTTTCTGCTGTATTCAATGGGGGCGTTTCTGCAGGCGCGGTCCAAGGAATTCGGCCTGCTCATGCAATTGGGGATGACGAAAGGCCAATTAGGCCGGCTGATATTTCTGGAAACAATGATTATCGGTTCTGTGTCAATACTTGCAGGCACATTATTCGGTTTTGCGTTTTCCAAGTTTTTTCTCATGATCGGCCGGGAATTGATGGCGATGGACAATCTGCCGCTCTATGTGTCATGGAAACCGTTTGCACTGACTTTCCTCTCGTTCTTCAGCTTATTTGTGCTTATTTCCATAATCAGCATGTTTTTTATCCGCACGCGCGAAATAACGGATCTATTGCGCGGTGACTGGAATGGCAGAAGAGCAGGCAGCTATTCATCGCCTCTGGCAGTAGGCGGGATTGTGTTGTTGGGTATGTCGTACATTCTTGCTTCTGTTGTCCAGGATGGTTCCGTCTCTATTATGACAATGGTTATCGTGCCGCTTGCCACTGTCGGCACTTATCTGTTTTTCACCCATACAGTCCACTGGATTTTAGCCTTGTACCAAAATCGCAAGACTGCTTACTGGCACCGGACCCGTCTGATTTCAATTGCAGAATCCGCCGTTAAACTGAAGGAAAGCGCTCATATGTTCTTTCTGGTAACCATTGTTTCCACAGTTGCTTTTCTGACAGTCGGAACGCTGGCCTCCTTTATGTCCTATACGGGAGATTTCCGGCAGCTGAATCCGCTTGGCCTGCTGTATATGTCATATGGGAACGAAAAAGTGGCGGAAACGCATATTGCTTATCTTGAACAGGAACTTGCAGAAGAACAGCTCGGCTATCAACTGGTGCCATTGACAATCAAAAGACAGACCATCGAACAGACGGGGAGCACAGTGGATTTACTGAAGGAATCCGAATTCAATGCGCTGGCCCGGACACTTGGATTTCCTGCTGTTGAACTGGCAAAGGGCGAAAGTGTGCTGCTGGCCGGAGCAGAAGATATACAACAGCACCTGACCGACGGGACTGCAGTCAATTTAACGGAAAGCGGAGTCACCGTGCAGATGCAGGCGGCATACCCGAATTTACTGTTTCCGGCACATACACTCAGCCCCACCGCACTAGTGCTGTCGGACTTTGATTATTTGGCAGTGGATGAGCCGCCGGAAGGACAGCAAAAAGCGGTAGCACTGACCTATTACGCATTCAATGTGAATCAATGGACAGAGACGGCCGGAGTCGGTGAAGTACTGCTTGAAAAGATGCAGGAACTCGGTGAGATACAGCATTCTGCCTCGCTGAGCTATTATTTTGAGAATCCGGGATTCAATTACCGTTGGTTTAAATCGTCATTTGCACTCCTGCTGTTCATCGGGGTACTCGTCGCTGCTGTTTTTCTGCTTGCAGCAGGCAGTTTCATTTACTTTAAGCTATATACCGGATTGGAGCGTGACCGGAAACAATACGCACTGCTAATCCGGCTGGGCATGACAGAAAAAGAGCTTGTTAAAATTGTCAACCGGCAGCTGGTTCCGCAGTTTTTTCTGCCATGGACACTTGCACTGATTCACAGTGTGTTTGCGTTTATCACCTTGCAGACAGTGTGGGATGAATTTGCCGCTTCTTCCATTTTTCTTGAGATGACACTTGTTCTCGCTGCGTTTACAGTTCTGCAGATTCTTTATTTTTATTTGATCCGCTGGCGATACTTGGTCCATTTACAGGCACCGTAA
- a CDS encoding fatty acid--CoA ligase family protein, whose protein sequence is MNLVTRVREIAEEQPQKIAYFFQGKETSYGEFEQTVARFASALEKRGVKKGDHVAFLLGNTPHFLIALYATMRLGATAVPINPIYTPDEIAYIVKNSEAKAVIALDLLLPLVEKAHAALPDVEAYIICETDPATGDKLKALPAEVAQKTYAFSALLSGTSGGIEPAAVDMDDTAVILYTSGTTGKPKGAMLTHGNLYSNARDVGDYLHIATDDRVVATLPVFHVFALTVVVNAPLLKGAEILLVPKFSPGDVFDIIRSQKATVFAGVPTMYNFLYQFPEGKTEDFETIRLAISGGASLPVALLHNFEEKFKVRISEGYGLSEASPVTCFNPLDRERKAGSIGQSILNVENKVVNELGDEVSPGEVGELIVRGPNVMKGYYNMPEETNAAIRDGWLYTGDLARVDEEGYFYIVDRKKDMIIVGGYNVYPREVEEVLYDHPGIVEAAVLGLPDTDFGEKVVAYVVLKDQTLTEEDLFAYTRKHLAKYKVPKQFEIIDELPKNTTGKILRRALKDKAGVK, encoded by the coding sequence ATGAATCTAGTGACACGGGTCCGCGAAATTGCAGAAGAACAGCCACAAAAAATCGCTTATTTTTTTCAGGGGAAAGAAACATCATACGGTGAATTTGAGCAGACAGTTGCCCGGTTCGCTTCAGCACTTGAAAAACGCGGCGTAAAAAAAGGCGATCATGTCGCTTTTCTTCTTGGTAACACACCACATTTTCTTATCGCTTTATATGCAACCATGCGGCTTGGTGCTACTGCTGTGCCGATCAATCCGATTTATACACCGGATGAGATTGCCTATATCGTCAAAAACAGTGAAGCAAAAGCTGTTATTGCCCTGGATCTCCTGCTGCCGCTTGTTGAAAAAGCCCATGCTGCATTGCCAGATGTAGAGGCATATATAATTTGTGAAACCGATCCTGCAACCGGCGATAAACTGAAAGCGCTTCCTGCTGAAGTGGCTCAGAAAACATACGCGTTTTCAGCTCTTCTGAGCGGAACTTCCGGCGGCATAGAACCAGCGGCAGTGGATATGGATGATACTGCTGTGATTCTCTATACATCCGGTACGACAGGTAAGCCGAAAGGAGCCATGCTCACACACGGCAATCTGTACTCCAATGCACGGGACGTGGGCGATTATCTGCACATTGCAACGGATGACCGGGTGGTTGCCACGCTTCCGGTATTCCATGTGTTTGCGCTGACTGTCGTCGTGAATGCCCCCTTGTTAAAGGGTGCTGAAATTTTACTTGTACCGAAATTCAGTCCCGGCGATGTGTTTGATATTATCCGTTCCCAAAAAGCGACCGTGTTCGCCGGTGTTCCGACGATGTACAATTTCCTGTATCAGTTCCCTGAGGGTAAGACTGAGGACTTTGAAACGATCCGCCTGGCTATCTCGGGAGGCGCTTCACTGCCGGTTGCACTTCTTCATAACTTCGAAGAAAAATTCAAAGTGCGGATATCAGAAGGATACGGATTATCTGAAGCTTCACCAGTGACATGCTTCAATCCGCTGGACCGTGAACGAAAGGCCGGCTCGATCGGTCAGTCCATCCTCAATGTGGAAAATAAAGTCGTCAATGAACTGGGAGATGAAGTATCCCCGGGAGAAGTTGGAGAACTCATCGTCCGCGGCCCGAATGTCATGAAAGGTTATTATAATATGCCCGAAGAGACGAATGCTGCAATCCGTGACGGTTGGCTGTACACAGGGGATCTTGCCCGAGTGGACGAAGAAGGTTATTTCTATATCGTGGACCGTAAAAAAGATATGATCATTGTCGGCGGTTATAACGTGTACCCGCGCGAAGTGGAAGAAGTGCTGTATGACCATCCAGGTATTGTAGAAGCGGCAGTGCTTGGTCTGCCGGATACAGATTTTGGCGAGAAAGTGGTCGCATATGTTGTGTTGAAAGATCAGACACTGACCGAAGAGGATTTATTCGCCTATACACGTAAGCATCTGGCTAAATATAAAGTGCCGAAGCAATTCGAAATCATTGATGAACTTCCAAAAAATACGACCGGTAAAATTTTGCGCCGGGCACTGAAAGATAAAGCAGGTGTTAAATAA
- a CDS encoding S9 family peptidase, translating into MKKAVDIHDLAKLASVTDPQLSPDGRQAVFIKTVMDEEENTYRAQLWHADLETEKLTQWTFGKERVSQPRWSADGKQIAFLSDRTESKQLYVLQTAGGEAHAITSFERGVETFCWAPSGKKIWFGANVKDGGTFTDKEEKKEKEKEKPEPVRVTKMKYKMDGAGLLQQDVHQHIGIADLETGSVQQVTAGNFNYLLQTVSHDGNQLVYAVTREENLDFIFRTSLFLYDVHSQEETKILEEEGSFNDAAFSKDDQRIAFVGNTRGYENATHAEVYVYNIADGSRQTLTESLDAPVGDYVVADIQQGASAPGIVWTQNNDLYFQVSVMGDVRLYFASLDGAIYPASGEGEHIYGYAVTFDGERAVIAASNPVNPGELYILDIASGERKALTAFNSAYLEETELIAPEELSFSSDEFDVNGWLMKPYGYEEGQKFPLVVNIHGGPHAFYANTFFHEMQLLAARGFGVLYINPRGSHSYSQIFVDAVRGDYGGGDYRDIMRALDTVLAENDWIDEKRLGVTGGSYGGFMTNWIVGHTNRFKAAVTQRSISNWISFFGVSDIGYYFSEWQHFTDMREPDKLWEISPLKYAENVETPLLILHGENDYRCPIEQAEQLFITLKHMKKETEFVRFPESSHNLSRTGKPNLRYVRLEEIVGWMEKHLNQE; encoded by the coding sequence GTGAAAAAAGCAGTAGACATCCATGATTTGGCGAAACTGGCATCAGTGACGGATCCGCAGCTGTCGCCGGATGGGCGCCAAGCGGTATTCATTAAAACGGTGATGGACGAAGAAGAGAATACATACCGGGCCCAGCTTTGGCATGCTGATCTGGAAACGGAAAAACTGACCCAATGGACATTCGGGAAAGAGCGGGTATCGCAGCCCCGTTGGTCGGCCGATGGAAAACAGATTGCCTTTCTGTCCGACCGAACGGAGTCGAAGCAATTGTATGTTCTTCAGACAGCCGGCGGGGAAGCGCACGCCATCACTTCTTTTGAAAGAGGAGTGGAAACATTCTGCTGGGCACCATCCGGCAAAAAAATCTGGTTCGGTGCGAATGTGAAAGATGGCGGAACATTTACGGATAAAGAAGAAAAGAAAGAAAAGGAAAAGGAAAAGCCCGAGCCGGTGCGCGTGACGAAGATGAAGTATAAGATGGACGGCGCCGGGCTGCTGCAGCAGGATGTACACCAGCACATCGGCATCGCTGACCTTGAAACAGGTAGCGTCCAGCAAGTGACAGCCGGTAATTTCAATTACCTGCTGCAGACCGTATCCCACGATGGCAATCAGCTTGTCTATGCAGTGACACGGGAAGAAAATCTCGATTTCATTTTCCGGACATCACTTTTTCTGTATGATGTACATTCTCAGGAAGAAACGAAGATCCTGGAAGAAGAAGGTTCGTTCAATGACGCTGCATTTTCAAAGGATGATCAGCGGATCGCATTTGTCGGCAATACCCGAGGGTACGAGAATGCGACGCATGCGGAAGTATATGTATACAATATCGCAGACGGTAGCCGGCAAACGCTGACTGAATCGCTCGATGCACCGGTGGGGGATTACGTCGTTGCGGATATCCAGCAGGGAGCCAGTGCGCCGGGAATCGTCTGGACACAAAATAATGATTTGTACTTCCAAGTGTCGGTGATGGGCGATGTCCGCCTGTATTTCGCCTCACTCGATGGAGCCATTTATCCGGCATCCGGTGAAGGAGAGCATATTTATGGTTATGCCGTTACGTTCGACGGAGAACGGGCAGTAATTGCAGCGAGCAATCCGGTCAACCCGGGAGAGCTTTATATTCTTGACATTGCTTCAGGAGAGCGGAAAGCCTTGACGGCATTCAATAGCGCTTACCTGGAAGAAACAGAACTGATCGCACCGGAAGAACTGTCGTTCAGTTCCGATGAATTTGATGTGAACGGCTGGCTCATGAAGCCATACGGTTATGAGGAAGGACAGAAGTTTCCGCTCGTCGTCAATATCCACGGCGGACCGCATGCTTTTTATGCCAATACGTTTTTCCATGAAATGCAGCTGCTTGCAGCCCGCGGCTTCGGAGTCCTGTATATCAATCCGCGCGGCAGTCACAGCTACAGCCAGATCTTTGTGGATGCGGTGCGTGGAGATTATGGCGGCGGTGACTACCGGGATATCATGCGTGCGTTGGATACTGTGCTTGCAGAAAACGATTGGATAGATGAAAAAAGGCTTGGTGTGACAGGCGGCAGCTATGGCGGATTCATGACCAACTGGATCGTAGGGCATACAAATCGCTTCAAGGCTGCGGTGACGCAGCGGTCCATCTCGAACTGGATCAGCTTTTTCGGCGTATCCGATATCGGTTATTACTTCAGCGAATGGCAGCACTTCACAGATATGCGTGAACCGGATAAACTATGGGAAATCTCGCCGCTGAAATACGCAGAGAATGTAGAAACACCACTGTTGATCCTGCACGGAGAAAACGATTACCGCTGTCCGATTGAGCAGGCGGAACAGCTATTCATCACATTAAAGCATATGAAAAAAGAAACTGAGTTCGTCCGATTCCCGGAATCGAGCCATAATTTGTCTCGGACGGGGAAGCCGAATTTGCGTTATGTGCGGCTTGAAGAAATCGTCGGCTGGATGGAAAAACATTTGAATCAAGAATAA
- a CDS encoding enoyl-CoA hydratase-related protein, whose product METIRYEQRGHLAFITLDRPDAMNAFNYEMLAELSQVTESIRINPDIRIVVFTGAGEKAFSVGADLKERKTLNEQQVKRNIYKIGEVFTTIENLPQPTIAMMNGYAFGGGMELALACDFRILAEEALIGLTETSLAIIPGAGGTQRLPRLIGEAKAMELILTAKRLTAQEALDYGVVTQIAPLERLAETTGEFADLMLSNGPIAVQQAKFAIKNGMNADLQTGLHIERKSYEITIPTEDRVEALIAFGEKRKPEFKGK is encoded by the coding sequence ATGGAAACAATCCGCTATGAACAGCGGGGCCACCTGGCGTTTATTACGCTGGACCGGCCGGACGCCATGAATGCATTCAATTATGAAATGCTGGCGGAACTCAGTCAGGTGACTGAGTCGATTCGCATTAATCCGGATATCCGGATTGTCGTATTCACAGGGGCAGGCGAAAAAGCATTCAGCGTCGGTGCTGATTTGAAGGAACGGAAAACACTGAATGAACAGCAGGTAAAGCGCAATATTTACAAAATCGGCGAAGTGTTCACGACCATTGAGAACTTGCCGCAGCCGACAATCGCCATGATGAATGGCTATGCATTCGGCGGCGGAATGGAACTGGCACTTGCTTGTGATTTCCGGATTCTTGCGGAAGAAGCACTCATCGGGCTGACCGAGACCAGTCTCGCTATCATCCCGGGAGCGGGCGGCACACAGCGTCTGCCCAGATTAATCGGAGAAGCGAAGGCAATGGAACTTATCCTGACGGCAAAACGACTGACAGCGCAAGAAGCACTCGACTACGGAGTCGTTACGCAGATTGCGCCGCTTGAGAGACTTGCAGAGACAACCGGTGAATTCGCCGACCTCATGCTGTCGAACGGCCCGATCGCTGTCCAGCAAGCAAAATTTGCCATTAAAAACGGCATGAATGCCGATTTGCAGACCGGCCTCCACATTGAACGGAAGTCGTATGAAATCACGATTCCGACTGAAGATCGGGTTGAAGCACTTATCGCGTTCGGTGAAAAACGCAAACCGGAATTTAAAGGCAAGTGA
- a CDS encoding ABC1 kinase family protein, whose amino-acid sequence MAAYRIYRIVWLALKFYLQIMLFRKRHQGTWDPLTVNKWNQLVTKQAKEYKKAAQQLGGLLIKVGQFLSTRADIMPPTFLAELEGLTDRVPSVSRGKIVSVIETEWNAPYTQYLQTLSDEVVASASIGEVYKGILKDGTEVAIKVQRPGTERIIHADFQAFAFIMWFFRKFTPLDKKADLPALYGEMIRTIGNELDFLEELKSGRSFSDRFGTFPGVRIPSYYEELSTKRVLVMEWIEGSRITDLSFIEKHDLERKELAERLFLLFLEQVLNGGQFHADPHGGNILLTADGTITLIDFGMTGTITKADAQAGLRIAEGVIFKNYDQVLDALEELGFLLPHANRSLLKDAINRTVKMYESSELFQMDSLMLQQLLEDLQELVLTQPVQLPAEFAFFGRAASTFVGVLYVLDPEVDLLGLARPRVLEWAKSQETGGRVFGREDVLRWLLNATDPARALPQKLAGFLEEPDRFRHYLQRRDETDREWKRTLQTRTFAGCFGLLSFIGLSVGIWFEHEPYIWVSAVVLLGSLWTFRTID is encoded by the coding sequence ATGGCAGCATACCGGATTTACCGCATTGTTTGGCTGGCACTGAAGTTCTATCTGCAGATCATGCTGTTCCGGAAACGGCACCAGGGCACTTGGGACCCGCTCACGGTGAATAAATGGAATCAGCTTGTGACAAAGCAGGCGAAGGAATATAAAAAAGCGGCTCAGCAGCTGGGCGGATTGCTTATTAAAGTGGGCCAATTCCTGTCGACCCGGGCGGATATTATGCCGCCGACCTTTCTGGCAGAGCTTGAAGGGCTGACAGACCGGGTGCCATCCGTATCCCGCGGCAAAATTGTCAGCGTTATTGAGACGGAATGGAATGCCCCATATACTCAGTACCTGCAGACGCTGTCCGATGAAGTGGTTGCTTCCGCTTCAATCGGTGAGGTATACAAAGGCATTTTAAAAGATGGAACAGAAGTGGCGATTAAAGTGCAGCGGCCGGGAACAGAGCGGATTATTCACGCGGATTTTCAGGCGTTTGCATTCATCATGTGGTTTTTCAGGAAGTTCACGCCGCTTGATAAGAAAGCGGATCTGCCGGCACTTTATGGCGAGATGATCCGGACAATCGGCAATGAACTGGATTTTCTGGAAGAACTGAAAAGCGGCCGCTCCTTCTCCGATCGCTTCGGGACATTTCCTGGCGTCCGGATTCCGAGCTATTATGAGGAACTGTCGACAAAACGAGTGCTCGTCATGGAGTGGATCGAAGGTTCGAGAATCACGGATCTGTCATTTATCGAGAAACATGACCTTGAGCGGAAAGAGCTTGCAGAGCGGCTGTTTCTGCTGTTTCTTGAACAGGTGCTGAACGGTGGTCAATTTCATGCGGATCCACATGGCGGAAATATTTTGCTGACAGCTGACGGAACGATTACGTTGATCGATTTCGGGATGACCGGCACCATCACAAAAGCCGATGCACAGGCTGGCCTGCGCATCGCAGAAGGCGTCATTTTCAAGAACTATGATCAGGTGCTTGATGCGCTCGAAGAACTGGGCTTTTTGCTGCCCCATGCCAATCGCAGCCTTCTGAAAGATGCGATCAACCGGACGGTGAAAATGTATGAGTCCTCAGAACTGTTCCAGATGGATAGCCTGATGCTACAGCAATTACTTGAAGATTTGCAGGAACTGGTGCTGACACAGCCGGTTCAGCTGCCTGCGGAATTTGCCTTTTTCGGCCGGGCTGCTTCCACATTCGTCGGTGTGCTGTACGTACTTGACCCGGAAGTTGACCTGCTCGGTCTGGCTCGCCCCCGTGTGCTCGAGTGGGCGAAGAGTCAGGAAACGGGCGGCCGCGTGTTCGGCAGGGAAGACGTCTTGCGCTGGCTGCTGAATGCGACGGATCCGGCACGTGCGCTGCCGCAGAAGCTTGCAGGCTTCCTGGAAGAGCCCGATCGGTTCCGCCATTACCTGCAGCGGCGGGATGAAACGGACCGCGAGTGGAAGCGGACACTCCAGACCCGTACATTTGCCGGTTGCTTCGGCTTGCTGTCATTTATCGGTCTGTCGGTTGGCATCTGGTTTGAGCATGAGCCGTATATCTGGGTATCCGCTGTTGTGCTGCTGGGTTCATTATGGACATTCCGGACGATCGACTGA
- a CDS encoding HAD family hydrolase encodes MIHAVLFDLDGTLLDRDASIRLFIEAQYDRLAGWVGHIPKKLYTERFITLDAHGYVWKDKVYRTLISEFEITGISADELLADYVTNFREYCVPFTGLEKMLGKLQHMNVRLGMITNGRTAFQLGNIRALGIEEVFDVLLVSEQEGLKKPDPRIFQKALRMLDVSPEASCFVGDHPLNDVLAAQAVGMKGIWKENDQWHEGSADFVIKNLEELSGMIERLKEKCDC; translated from the coding sequence ATGATTCACGCAGTCCTGTTTGATTTGGATGGAACATTGCTGGACCGGGATGCATCAATCCGGTTGTTTATCGAAGCGCAGTATGACCGGCTGGCGGGTTGGGTCGGCCATATTCCAAAGAAGTTATATACCGAACGCTTCATCACGCTTGATGCACACGGCTACGTCTGGAAAGATAAAGTTTACCGGACGCTCATCTCGGAATTTGAAATCACCGGGATTTCCGCAGACGAACTTCTTGCAGATTATGTGACGAATTTTAGAGAGTATTGCGTGCCATTCACCGGTCTGGAGAAAATGCTCGGCAAGCTGCAGCACATGAATGTCCGGCTCGGTATGATTACCAATGGCCGCACGGCATTCCAGCTTGGCAACATCCGGGCGCTTGGCATTGAAGAAGTGTTTGATGTCCTTTTGGTTTCTGAACAGGAAGGCTTGAAAAAACCGGATCCGCGGATTTTTCAGAAGGCGCTGCGCATGCTGGATGTATCCCCTGAAGCCAGCTGTTTCGTCGGTGACCATCCGCTGAATGATGTGCTGGCGGCTCAGGCCGTCGGTATGAAGGGCATATGGAAGGAAAATGATCAGTGGCATGAGGGTTCAGCTGACTTTGTGATCAAGAATTTAGAAGAACTGTCCGGTATGATCGAACGGCTGAAGGAGAAATGCGATTGCTGA
- a CDS encoding SNARE domain-containing protein, whose product MPVIAQQDLHHFEKMIYLPMVLTVLALDRQAFEKGPFKLKRPYVEMVDRAMKNIHAELRETKIYLHKRQMKVLRGKRDDTFTEYIFHHGGYEQRRRYLNLRIRNRVEELICVYFSQTEKLD is encoded by the coding sequence ATGCCGGTCATCGCACAGCAAGATCTCCATCACTTTGAAAAAATGATTTATTTGCCAATGGTGCTCACTGTACTGGCACTCGACCGGCAGGCATTTGAAAAAGGCCCCTTCAAACTGAAGCGGCCATACGTTGAAATGGTGGATAGGGCAATGAAGAATATTCATGCCGAATTGCGGGAAACGAAGATTTATTTGCATAAGCGGCAGATGAAGGTGCTGCGCGGTAAGCGTGATGATACATTCACTGAATACATATTCCATCACGGCGGCTACGAACAGCGCCGCCGTTACTTGAATTTGCGCATCCGCAATCGGGTTGAAGAACTGATTTGCGTTTACTTTTCCCAAACGGAAAAACTGGATTAA
- a CDS encoding competence protein ComK, whose protein sequence is MSRRKKLSLHYFMSINTLMLEPYMDGHRIFTRVIEDRSEFIAQDSPYGIISKTCGFYGGSLRQAIRYSQDAIGIPHKPPIIIGHEYGSPCVFFPISSPMRKDTTWFAFHGITFFEASDVPGSSIVHLANGLAVPVDVSIQSLTRQYVYSSFLIKYFEESRKSLRQQMFISDPSSVQRKYFTD, encoded by the coding sequence TTGAGCAGACGGAAAAAGCTATCTCTGCACTACTTCATGTCAATCAATACTCTTATGCTGGAACCGTACATGGATGGACATCGGATCTTTACCCGCGTAATCGAGGACCGGAGTGAATTCATCGCCCAGGATTCCCCGTACGGCATCATTTCAAAGACTTGCGGCTTCTACGGCGGAAGTCTGAGGCAGGCAATCAGGTATTCTCAGGACGCCATCGGCATTCCGCATAAACCCCCGATTATCATCGGCCATGAGTACGGATCACCCTGTGTATTCTTCCCAATCAGTTCGCCGATGCGGAAAGACACAACTTGGTTTGCTTTTCACGGCATCACGTTCTTTGAAGCATCCGATGTTCCAGGAAGCAGTATTGTTCATCTTGCAAACGGCCTGGCAGTGCCTGTCGATGTATCCATCCAGAGCCTTACCCGGCAGTACGTCTATAGTTCGTTCCTGATAAAGTACTTCGAAGAAAGCCGGAAATCGCTCCGCCAGCAAATGTTCATCAGCGATCCTTCCTCCGTGCAGAGAAAATATTTCACAGATTAA
- a CDS encoding IDEAL domain-containing protein has protein sequence MENYHSYADFMKAMSQSKKMSEAEKLLNDIYLDLFLKHVHRSQLEAHLMTKIDTALDSRDQTAFLKYSLELQTLQQEDEL, from the coding sequence ATGGAAAACTATCATTCATATGCTGATTTCATGAAAGCCATGAGCCAATCGAAAAAAATGAGCGAAGCTGAGAAGCTGCTCAATGATATCTACCTGGATCTCTTCCTGAAGCACGTGCACCGTTCTCAACTGGAGGCACACTTGATGACGAAAATTGACACTGCCTTGGATTCGCGGGATCAGACCGCGTTTTTGAAATACTCACTTGAGCTGCAGACGCTGCAGCAGGAAGATGAGTTATGA
- a CDS encoding short-chain dehydrogenase, which translates to MNHALVIGGTGMLADVTRWLAEQGYHVSVVARNPDKMQPLRTAGDVHPVFADYTNTAELIAGIIEQIRQHGPIALVVAWVHSNAPHALPAVIRLIDETEEKWSLFQVLGSSWDQENIRKAVDVPATCRYHGIQLGFIVEEGQSRWLTNHEISAGVIEAIRTNAPISVIGTLEPWERRP; encoded by the coding sequence ATGAATCACGCATTGGTAATCGGCGGGACCGGTATGCTGGCAGATGTGACCCGGTGGCTGGCGGAACAGGGCTATCACGTATCAGTGGTTGCCCGGAATCCCGATAAAATGCAACCGCTGCGAACGGCTGGTGATGTCCATCCGGTCTTCGCTGATTATACGAACACGGCGGAACTCATCGCCGGCATTATAGAACAGATCCGGCAGCATGGCCCGATTGCATTGGTGGTCGCCTGGGTTCATTCCAATGCACCGCATGCCTTGCCTGCTGTCATCCGCTTAATTGACGAGACCGAAGAAAAATGGTCGCTTTTCCAGGTTCTCGGCAGCAGCTGGGATCAGGAAAATATCCGAAAAGCGGTCGATGTGCCGGCAACGTGCCGCTACCATGGGATCCAGCTCGGGTTTATTGTTGAAGAGGGGCAGTCACGCTGGCTGACGAATCATGAAATTTCTGCTGGTGTCATTGAAGCGATCCGGACAAACGCGCCAATTTCAGTAATTGGAACACTTGAACCGTGGGAACGGCGACCGTAA
- a CDS encoding GNAT family N-acetyltransferase codes for MGLELGNGAAITVRPYEDRDFERIQRLNEAEGWNGLVERYSDTRAAWEHLNIAFVTEQDGRINGCIRGMTDGYITLYICELLIDEAHRGWGIGSALLQHVHRLYPKTRIELLASSTSRTFYEAQGYRPFYGFRKTIDE; via the coding sequence ATGGGGTTGGAACTGGGAAACGGGGCGGCTATTACTGTGCGTCCCTATGAAGACCGGGATTTTGAGCGTATCCAGCGGCTCAATGAAGCAGAAGGCTGGAACGGACTTGTGGAGCGGTACAGCGACACGCGAGCCGCTTGGGAACATTTGAATATCGCGTTCGTTACAGAACAAGATGGCCGCATCAACGGCTGCATCCGGGGAATGACAGATGGCTACATAACGCTCTACATTTGTGAATTGCTAATAGATGAAGCGCATAGAGGGTGGGGAATTGGAAGCGCCTTGCTTCAGCATGTGCACCGGCTGTACCCGAAAACACGGATTGAACTGCTGGCAAGCAGTACATCCCGTACATTCTACGAGGCACAGGGATACCGGCCATTTTACGGATTTCGAAAGACGATTGATGAGTAA